From a region of the Zingiber officinale cultivar Zhangliang chromosome 10B, Zo_v1.1, whole genome shotgun sequence genome:
- the LOC122029866 gene encoding dehydrin COR410-like translates to MSDQADQLRHEIAKEDEEIKEEDVHDHVVLVTDSDGQVKVQGEEEGKKESFLQKLHRSDSSSAGSSGDEEAEGEKNKKKKKRDIKEKIVIDDEGRKEEVEDTEVVVEKVEAIRVEQSAVAPEEEEKKGFLEKIKEKLPSNLGKIMEKLPGYHKADQEKEGAKKN, encoded by the exons ATGTCGGATCAGGCTGATCAATTACGGCATGAGATTGCGAAGGAGGACGAGGAGATCAAGGAGGAAGATGTGCACGATCACGTGGTTCTGGTCACCGACAGTGACGGCCAGGTTAAGGTTCAGGGAGAGGAGGAGGGCAAGAAAGAGAGCTTTCTTCAAAAGCTTCACCGGTCCGACAGTTCTAGCGCCGGTTCG TCGGGTGACGAAGAAGCGGAAggagagaagaacaagaagaagaaaaagagagataTAAAGGAAAAGATTGTCATCGACGACGAAGGGAGGAAGGAAGAAGTGGAGGACACAGAGGTGGTGGTGGAGAAGGTGGAGGCCATCAGAGTGGAGCAGTCGGCGGTGGCAccggaggaagaggagaagaagggcttCCTGGAGAAGATCAAGGAGAAGCTCCCGAGCAACCTGGGGAAGATAATGGAGAAGTTGCCAGGCTATCACAAGGCTGATCAGGAGAAAGAGGGAGCTAAGAAGAACTAG